One genomic window of Paeniglutamicibacter sp. Y32M11 includes the following:
- a CDS encoding HD domain-containing protein codes for MTETAFVRIAENIARINHAGQVDKSGIDYITHPERVAAGVAQHGGNTEAIAAAWLHDVLEDCDVSAAELALAGIPATVIEAVQAVTKIDGESLQDYCARIAANPTALAVKRADLADNTDPARTALLPAEMRERLAAKYARVRSLLGFTPPA; via the coding sequence ATGACCGAAACAGCATTCGTCCGGATCGCTGAAAATATCGCCCGGATCAATCACGCCGGACAGGTAGATAAATCCGGTATCGACTACATCACCCATCCCGAACGTGTTGCCGCTGGCGTTGCGCAACACGGCGGCAACACCGAGGCCATTGCCGCAGCTTGGCTACACGACGTGCTGGAGGACTGCGACGTGAGCGCCGCCGAACTCGCGCTTGCCGGGATCCCGGCCACGGTAATCGAGGCGGTGCAAGCAGTGACCAAGATCGACGGCGAATCGCTACAAGATTATTGCGCGCGCATCGCGGCGAATCCCACGGCCCTGGCGGTGAAGCGTGCGGATCTGGCGGATAACACCGACCCCGCCCGGACGGCCCTGTTACCGGCCGAAATGCGCGAGCGGTTGGCCGCCAAGTACGCCCGGGTTCGCTCGTTGCTCGGATTCACCCCTCCGGCCTAG
- a CDS encoding response regulator transcription factor: protein MENVGTAAPAPHPLPDPSQDPGQDHGIAEATGPLQHNDPDSPIRVFILDDHELVRRGLRELLEGEGFEVVGTSGTAGEARKQIPALRPDVSVLDARLPDGTGIEVCRDVRSIDESLNCLILTSYDDEQALRGAVLAGAMGYVLKQIAGNDLINALRRAARGESLFTPGLKARIISGLITHENLDPRFTQLTTQERRVLELVGEGLSNRQIGERMRLAEKTVKNYVSSMLAKLGFESRTQAAVFVTHPVRGPDAGGT from the coding sequence ATGGAGAACGTCGGTACTGCGGCGCCCGCGCCTCATCCGCTGCCAGACCCTTCTCAGGATCCGGGTCAGGATCACGGAATTGCCGAGGCAACGGGCCCGCTGCAGCACAATGACCCCGATTCACCCATCCGTGTTTTCATCCTTGATGATCATGAGTTGGTCCGCCGCGGCCTGCGCGAATTACTTGAGGGTGAGGGCTTTGAGGTGGTGGGTACTTCCGGCACCGCGGGTGAGGCACGCAAACAGATCCCGGCGCTCCGCCCGGATGTCTCGGTGCTTGATGCCCGGCTGCCCGATGGCACAGGCATCGAGGTCTGCCGCGATGTGCGTTCGATTGATGAGTCGCTCAATTGCCTGATTCTCACCAGCTACGACGACGAACAAGCCCTGCGCGGGGCGGTACTCGCCGGCGCCATGGGATACGTGCTCAAGCAGATCGCCGGCAATGACCTGATCAACGCGTTGCGCCGGGCGGCTCGCGGCGAATCGCTGTTCACCCCGGGGCTCAAGGCCCGCATCATCTCCGGGTTGATTACCCACGAAAACCTTGACCCGCGGTTCACCCAACTGACCACGCAGGAACGCCGCGTGCTGGAACTGGTGGGTGAGGGACTGAGCAACCGGCAGATCGGCGAGCGCATGCGCTTGGCGGAGAAGACGGTGAAGAACTACGTCTCCTCGATGTTGGCGAAGCTGGGTTTTGAATCGCGCACCCAGGCAGCGGTGTTTGTGACCCATCCGGTGCGTGGTCCGGACGCCGGTGGTACCTAG